One window of the Nicotiana tabacum cultivar K326 chromosome 4, ASM71507v2, whole genome shotgun sequence genome contains the following:
- the LOC107796233 gene encoding uncharacterized protein LOC107796233: MATAKEHIEEIRRNKFSIGGETNPLTEDLHQAVKNLSAELYAKDVHFFMELVQNAEDNEYNEGVDPSLEFVITSKDITDTGAQATLLIFNNEKGFSRKNIESICSVGRSTKKGNRKRGYIGEKGIGFKSVFLITAQPYIFSNGYQIRFSEEPCQHCNVGYIVPEWVEANPTLSVIKQIYGSSATLPATTIVLPLKPDKVKPVKQQLSSIHPEVLLFLSKIKKLSVREDNEDPRLNTVSAISISSETDFVKKKNIDAESYMLHLSADEKSGMGECSYYMWKQKFPVRREHRVDRRMDVDEWVITLAFPNGERLNRGTSSPGIYAFLPTEMVTNFPFIIQADFLLASSRETILLDDIWNRGILDCVPSAFVSAFTSLVRANEGAPVSTLTHMFGFLPVNASPYPILNDVRDSIKRKLLDESIIPCESYMEQQFFQKPNGVGRLNPAFWNLLNKARKQGVILHNISSHGRFIVNSAFDKEMYNHILNFLEVKQVDNEWYAKCIQSSNLVLGVSEDVYLELLSFVAEKWLSSFKTTEMMNINLLKFVDFDDDVALCSIYEALNDDYSLLLSRESGHISWLINWNSEFRFANHLFFAKSTQEAVRSHSKRQTVLDWLRDEVNVSSVNVYDYALLILNSLGDDQKLAVAFSHFLHQSLARNYLSKEQVATLCSKMPLVDNYGHVARQRKGVLVPANGSKWVQLIGSNPWRYEGYVELGEDYLHSGSYAGVCTSKKELLGFLKIYVAAMDIPDLPPPDAAISSLSSPLTKENALLMLVWIRKMKMNGFSLPRKFLTCVREGSWLRVSLSGSPGYRPPSESFFHTSSWGHLLQNGSVLVDIPLVDQGFYGSELKQYKDELSTAGVMFEFKEACTYIGEHFMSLATYSTLTKGQVISILNFIKYLREKYLSPDTFINSINDRRWLRTTQGEKTPLESVFFDSEWNAASQISDIPFIDQKHYGDEILSFRTELELLGVVFGFKQNYQLVVDNLRSPARLGCLSSDALLLILKCIHHLRSSDKICRALRDSKCMKTVNMGCKSPAECFLLDPVWGCLLQVFSSSPLIDTKFYGSDILSYKSELQKLGVVVNFEEATKAFASIFRQQTAKGALNKDSALSLLASYRKLKAASFKFPSDLKSCFQEVKWLRTRIGVDREPKDCILFGSDWESISSISLLPFVDDSEARYGRDIHEYKDELKSMGVTVTFASGVKFVPASLRLPEDASVITVPVAFSLLDCLRKLEMGHNDDQIAMLRSKLARKWMKTNAGYRSPDKCLLFGPQWNTLLQPEDGPFIDEKFYGSNIGSYKKELKSLGVVVEIGDGCSLLADYLDCHSSSVTITRIYKYLSKFNWEPTKEDPINIWIPNGDNDGEWVNPDDCVLHDKSGFFGRQLHVLEKHYDKELLSFFSKLGVKSNPSLDDFLKLWKSWEDADRSLSQSECQIFWEFIVKHWSLRTEKFLSENLSRLPVGSGSDGLLMLDKRDVFIADDLYLKDLFEQSASHPLFVWYPQPSLPSLPRQKLLEIYGKIGVRNFSESVLKNGLSSVNCVGLEQVQPEEIFIGKGLIKLILGFLADPSLQMETRTRHEALKSLVDVSIFVTLEPITMDYCLSLSSGDVVNVKVSRMMCWDRKNTKIFIQKLDKSGGYRCKLEFATYFSEVVAEGILREKDDYVHQLAELIKLGFILEFDEAAVGFLMKTKNLQIFLEDEEFLSAAFTSE; encoded by the exons ATGGCGACGGCAAAAGAGCACATTgaagaaataagaagaaacaaGTTCTCCATTGGAGGTGAAACTAATCCACTCACTGAGGACCTTCATCAAGCTGTCAAAAATCTCTCTGCTGAGCTTTACGCTAAGGATGTTCACTTTTTCATGGAACTCGTCCAG AACGCGGAGGATAACGAGTACAACGAAGGCGTGGATCCTTCACTGGAATTTGTGATAACTTCCAAAGATATAACGGACACCGGAGCTCAGGCGACGCTTTTGATATTCAACAACGAGAAAGGATTCTCCCGCAAAAATATCGAGTCCATTTGCAGCGTCGGACGTTCTACTAAGAAGGGCAATCGCAAACGTGGCTACATCGGCGAGAAAG GCATTGGCTTCAAGAGTGTGTTTCTCATCACTGCGCAGCCCTACATCTTCAGCAATGGGTACCAGATACGATTCAGCGAGGAACCTTGCCAGCACTGTAATGTAGGCTATATTGTACCTGAATGGGTGGAGGCAAACCCAACTCTTTCAGTTATAAAACAAATCTATGGGTCTTCTGCTACCCTTCCAGCCACAACTATAGTGCTACCACTGAAACCTGACAAGGTGAAACCTGTTAAGCAGCAGCTTTCAAGCATCCATCCTGAAGTTCTTCTCTTCCTTTCAAAGATAAAGAAGCTTTCTGTCAGGGAAGACAATGAGGATCCCAGGCTTAATACCGTTAGTGCTATTTCAATTTCAAGTGAGACCGATTTTGTTAAGAAGAAGAACATTGATGCTGAATCCTACATGCTCCATCTCTCAGCTGATGAAAAATCTGGTATGGGGGAATGCAGTTACTACATGTGGAAACAGAAGTTTCCTGTTAGGCGGGAGCACAGGGTGGATAGAAGAATGGATGTCGATGAGTGGGTAATCACATTGGCTTTTCCCAATGGAGAGCGCCTCAACAGGGGAACCAGTTCCCCCGGTATTTATGCTTTTCTTCCCACGGAGATGGTAACAAACTTCCCTTTCATAATTCAGGCCGACTTTCTTCTAGCATCATCAAGGGAGACAATCCTTCTTGATGACATATGGAACCGGGGCATTCTTGACTGCGTCCCTTCTGCTTTTGTCAGTGCTTTCACATCGCTTGTGAGAGCTAATGAAGGTGCTCCAGTTTCTACTCTTACTCATATGTTTGGCTTTTTACCAGTCAATGCATCTCCTTATCCAATTCTTAACGACGTGAGAGATTCCATTAAAAGAAAACTGCTGGATGAAAGTATCATTCCATGCGAATCATACATGGAACAACAGTTCTTCCAGAAACCCAATGGTGTTGGTAGGTTGAATCCTGCTTTCTGGAATCTGCTGAACAAGGCGAGGAAGCAGGGGGTCATATTGCATAACATCTCATCCCATGGAAGATTCATCGTCAACTCTGCTTTTGATAAGGAGATGTACAACcacattttaaactttttggaGGTGAAACAAGTTGACAATGAATGGTATGCAAAGTGCATTCAGAGTTCCAATCTTGTTTTGGGTGTCTCAGAGGATGTTTACTTAGAGCTTCTATCATTTGTGGCTGAGAAATGGTTGTCTTCTTTCAAGACAACTGAGATGATGAACATAAATCTTTTGAAATttgttgattttgatgatgatgTGGCCTTGTGTAGCATATATGAGGCATTGAATGATGATTATTCATTGCTTTTGTCTCGGGAATCTGGTCACATCTCTTGGCTGATCAACTGGAACTCAGAATTTCGTTTTGCCAATCATCTTTTCTTTGCCAAATCAACACAAGAAGCAGTCCGGAGTCATTCTAAAAGGCAGACTGTTTTGGATTGGCTTAGAGACGAGGTCAATGTGAGCTCAGTAAATGTGTACGACTATGCTCTTCTGATTCTTAACTCACTCGGTGATGATCAAAAACTTGCCGTGGCGTTTAGCCACTTCTTACATCAGTCTCTTGCGAGAAATTATTTATCTAAAGAACAAGTTGCTACTTTATGTAGTAAAATGCCGCTTGTTGATAACTATGGACATGTTGCCAGGCAAAGGAAAGGGGTACTGGTGCCTGCTAATGGAAGTAAATGGGTGCAGTTGATTGGTTCAAACCCGTGGAGATATGAAGGCTATGTTGAGCTTGGAGAAGATTATTTGCATTCCGGCAGCTATGCTGGAGTTTGTACCAGCAAGAAAGAGCTTCTGGGATTTCTCAAAATTTATGTTGCAGCTATGGACATTCCTGACTTACCTCCTCCTGATGCAGCAATTTCCAGCTTGTCTTCTCCACTAACCAAGGAAAATGCATTGCTGATGCTAGTATGGATTCGTAAAATGAAAATGAATGGGTTTTCCTTGCCTAGAAAATTCTTGACCTGCGTAAGGGAGGGAAGCTGGCTGAGGGTATCTCTGAGTGGTAGCCCTGGCTACAGGCCTCCATCAGAATCATTCTTCCATACTTCATCATGGGGACATCTGTTGCAGAATGGATCAGTTCTTGTAGATATCCCATTAGTTGATCAGGGATTTTATGGCAGTGAATTAAAACAGTACAAGGATGAGTTAAGTACAGCTGGTGTCATGTTTGAATTTAAAGAGGCGTGTACATATATTGGAGAACATTTTATGTCTCTGGCAACTTATTCTACTTTAACCAAAGGCCAAGTGATATCAATACTCAATTTCATCAAGTATTTGAGGGAGAAATATCTCTCCCCAGACACCTTCATTAATAGCATTAATGATAGAAGGTGGTTGCGGACTACTCAAGGTGAGAAGACCCCTCTGGAATCTGTTTTCTTTGACAGCGAGTGGAATGCTGCCTCACAGATCAGTGACATCCCATTCATTGACCAAAAACATTATGGTGATGAGATTCTTTCTTTTAGAACAGAATTGGAGCTGCTTGGAGTGGTTTTTGGTTTCAAGCAAAATTACCAGCTTGTAGTTGACAACCTGAGGTCTCCAGCACGCCTGGGTTGCCTGAGTTCTGATGCTTTGCTCTTGATACTTAAGTGCATTCACCATCTGAGGTCATCTGACAAAATATGCAGGGCACTTAGGGATAGCAAATGTATGAAGACCGTAAACATGGGGTGCAAATCTCCGGCGGAATGTTTTTTGCTTGATCCTGTGTGGGGCTGCCTGCTGCAGGTTTTTAGCAGTTCCCCTCTTATTGATACAAAGTTCTATGGAAGCGATATCTTGTCATATAAAAGCGAGTTGCAGAAACTAGGGGTGGTTGTTAATTTTGAGGAGGCAACTAAAGCTTTTGCTTCTATTTTTAGGCAGCAGACAGCGAAGGGTGCCTTAAACAAGGATAGTGCCCTTTCTCTTCTTGCAAGCTATAGAAAGTTAAAGGCAGCCAGCTTTAAATTTCCTTCAGATCTTAAGAGCTGCTTTCAAGAGGTCAAGTGGTTGCGAACTCGAATTGGTGTTGATAGAGAACCTAAAGATTGCATACTCTTTGGTTCAGATTGGGAATCTATCTCTTCAATCTCTCTGTTACCTTTTGTTGATGATAGTGAGGCTCGGTATGGAAGGGACATTCATGAGTACAAGGATGAACTTAAGAGTATGGGAGTTACCGTGACATTTGCAAGTGGGGTAAAGTTTGTGCCTGCAAGCCTTCGATTACCTGAAGACGCTAGCGTCATTACTGTTCCAGTAGCATTCTCGTTGTTAGACTGCTTGCGGAAGTTGGAGATGGGGCATAATGATGATCAGATTGCTATGTTGCGGTCAAAACTTGCTAGAAAATGGATGAAGACTAATGCTGGTTACAGGTCTCCAGATAAGTGTTTGTTGTTTGGTCCCCAGTGGAATACTCTCTTACAGCCAGAAGATGGTCCTTTCATCGATGAAAAATTTTATGGCTCCAACATAGGGTCGTATAAGAAAGAGCTGAAGTCTCTTGGTGTTGTGGTTGAAATTGGAGATGGATGCTCATTGCTTGCCGATTACCTTGATTGCCATTCCAGCAGCGTTACTATCACTCGGATTTACAAGTACTTGAGTAAGTTCAACTGGGAACCAACTAAAGAAGATCCTATAAACATATGGATTCCAAATGGTGATAACGATGGAGAGTGGGTGAATCCTGATGATTGTGTTCTGCATGATAAAAGTGGTTTCTTTGGCCGGCAGCTGCATGTTTTAGAGAAGCACTATGACAAGGAACTGCTCAGTTTCTTCTCCAAATTAGGTGTCAAAAGCAATCCTTCTCTTGATGATTTTCTCAAGCTTTGGAAGTCATGGGAAGATGCGGACCGCAGTTTGTCACAATCAGAGTGTCAAATCTTCTGGGAGTTCATTGTGAAGCACTGGAGCTTAAGAACCGAGAAATTTCTATCTGAGAACTTGTCAAGGCTTCCTGTGGGTTCAGGCTCGGACGGGCTATTGATGCTCGACAAACGTGATGTTTTCATTGCTGATGATCTCTATCTGAAGGATTTATTTGAACAGTCTGCTTCTCATCCCTTGTTCGTTTGGTATCCGCAACCAAGCTTGCCATCTTTGCCTCGGCAGAAGCTGCTTGAAATTTATGGCAAAATTGGTGTTCGTAATTTCTCTGAATCTGTTCTGAAAAATGGCTTGTCTTCTGTTAATTGTGTTGGACTTGAGCAGGTGCAGCCAGAGGAAATCTTCATCGGAAAGGGTTTGATTAAGTTAATCCTTGGCTTCCTTGCTGATCCTTCACTTCAAATGGAAACGCGTACGAGACATGAAGCTCTCAAAAGCCTCGTGGATGTTAGTATTTTTGTGACATTGGAACCCATAACCATGGATTACTGTCTGTCACTTTCTTCTGGTGATGTCGTGAACGTCAAAGTGAGCCGAATGATGTGCTGGGATAGAAAAAATACAAAGATCTTTATACAGAAGCTGGACAAATCAGGTGGTTACAGATGTAAGCTCGAGTTTGCTACATATTTCTCAGAAGTAGTAGCCGAGGGAATTCTAAGGGAGAAAGATGATTATGTGCATCAACTGGCTGAATTGATCAAGTTGGGATTCATCCTGGAATTCGATGAGGCAGCTGTTGGGTTCTTGATGAAAACAAAGAATCTGCAGATATTTTTGGAGGATGAAGAATTCCTTTCTGCTGCCTTCACTTCCGAATAG
- the LOC107796234 gene encoding uncharacterized protein LOC107796234: protein MGGEVSKVNASPTRIPPKFLYRLDDIKKRRINGRTSKQSTPSKKELLSDHVIDEYEKESLRKEESVYKDMKKVEAEKERVAKLIEAIVEEEEEGEHGDVEDDDNYKDDDRVIKRHVEEDNCPGSPSFRVYFTNNNVEDKKNAVNIGKKDVCKDTTPIAATTPTVPMAATIQPLTRYACDSFSQM, encoded by the exons ATGGGTGGTGAAGTATCTAAGGTAAATGCCTCACCAACTAGGATCCCCCCAAAATTCCTTTATCGCTTAGATGACATTAAAAAAAGGCGTATCAACGGACGAACGTCCAAACAGTCTACACCTTCTAAGAAAGAATTGCTTTCTGATCATGTCATAGACGAGTATGAGAAAGAAAGTCTAAGAAAGGAGGAGTCTGTTTATAAGGATATGAAAAAGGTAGAAGCAGAAAAGGAAAGGGTAGCAAAATTGATAGAAGCAAttgttgaggaagaagaagaaggggaacATGGAGATGTTGAAGATGATGACAATTATAAAGATGATGATAGGGTGATTAAGCGTCATGTTGAGGAGGATAATTGTCCTGGTTCACCAAGTTTTAGAGTTTACTTCACAAATAACAATGTTGAAGACAAGAAGAACGCAGTTAATATTG GTAAGAAGGATGTATGTAAGGACACAACCCCAATTGCAGCTACCACACCAACTGTACCTATGGCTGCTACCATACAACCATTAACAAGGTATGCATGTGATTCTTTCAGTCAAATGTAA